A window of the Pseudomonas gozinkensis genome harbors these coding sequences:
- a CDS encoding glutamine synthetase family protein, translating into MSNNLDQLTDWLKDHKITEVECMIGDLTGITRGKISPTNKFIAEKGMRLPESVLLQTVTGDYVEDDIYYELLDPADIDMICRPDQNAVYLVPWAIEPTAQVIHDTYDKQGNPIELSPRNVLKKVLKLYADKGWQPIVAPEMEFYLTKRSDDPDYPLQPPVGRSGRPEIGRQSFSIEAANEFDPLFEDVYDWCELQELDLDTLIHEDGTAQMEINFRHGDALSLADQILVFKRTMREAALKHNVAATFMAKPMTGEPGSAMHLHQSIIDIETGKNVFSNEDGTMSQLFLHHIGGLQKLIPELLPLFAPNVNSFRRFLPDTSAPVNVEWGEENRTVGLRVPDAGPQNRRVENRLPGADANPYLAIAASLLCGYIGMVEGINPSAPVVGRGYERRNLRLPLTIEDALERMENSATIEKYLGKTFITGYVAVKRAEHENFKRVISSWEREYLLFAV; encoded by the coding sequence ATGAGTAACAACCTCGACCAGCTCACCGATTGGTTGAAAGACCACAAGATCACAGAAGTCGAATGCATGATCGGCGACCTGACCGGCATCACCCGGGGCAAGATCTCGCCGACCAACAAGTTCATCGCCGAAAAAGGCATGCGCCTGCCAGAGAGCGTTCTGTTGCAGACCGTGACCGGCGACTACGTCGAAGACGACATCTATTACGAACTGCTCGACCCGGCCGACATCGACATGATCTGCCGTCCCGACCAGAACGCCGTGTACCTGGTGCCATGGGCCATCGAGCCGACCGCCCAGGTGATCCACGACACCTACGACAAGCAAGGCAACCCGATCGAGCTGTCGCCGCGCAACGTGCTCAAGAAAGTCCTGAAACTCTATGCCGACAAGGGCTGGCAGCCGATCGTGGCGCCGGAAATGGAGTTCTACCTGACCAAGCGCAGCGACGACCCCGACTATCCGTTGCAGCCGCCGGTCGGCCGTTCCGGGCGTCCGGAAATCGGTCGTCAGTCGTTCTCCATCGAAGCGGCGAACGAATTCGATCCGCTGTTCGAAGACGTCTACGACTGGTGCGAATTGCAGGAGCTGGACCTCGACACGCTGATCCACGAGGACGGCACAGCGCAGATGGAAATCAACTTCCGTCACGGCGATGCCCTGTCGCTGGCCGACCAGATCCTGGTGTTCAAGCGCACCATGCGTGAGGCCGCCCTCAAGCACAACGTGGCCGCGACCTTCATGGCCAAGCCGATGACCGGCGAGCCGGGCAGTGCCATGCACCTGCACCAGAGCATCATCGACATCGAGACCGGCAAGAACGTGTTCTCCAATGAAGACGGGACCATGAGCCAGCTGTTCCTGCACCACATCGGTGGCCTGCAGAAACTGATCCCTGAGCTGTTGCCGCTGTTCGCACCGAACGTCAACTCGTTCCGCCGCTTCCTGCCGGACACCTCCGCGCCAGTAAACGTGGAATGGGGCGAAGAAAACCGCACCGTGGGCCTGCGCGTCCCGGATGCTGGCCCGCAGAACCGCCGGGTGGAAAACCGCCTGCCGGGCGCCGACGCCAACCCGTACCTGGCGATTGCCGCGAGCCTGCTCTGCGGCTACATCGGCATGGTGGAGGGCATCAACCCGAGCGCGCCGGTCGTGGGCCGTGGCTACGAACGCCGCAACCTGCGCCTGCCGCTGACCATCGAAGATGCGCTGGAGCGCATGGAAAACAGCGCGACCATCGAGAAATACCTGGGCAAGACCTTCATCACCGGTTACGTCGCGGTCAAGCGGGCCGAGCATGAAAACTTCAAGCGCGTGATCAGTTCGTGGGAGCGTGAGTACCTGCTCTTCGCCGTCTGA
- a CDS encoding gamma-glutamyl-gamma-aminobutyrate hydrolase family protein (Members of this family of hydrolases with an active site Cys residue belong to MEROPS family C26.), translating to MSRLPLIGVTDCSLQSGLHAYHISGDTSVRSAASKACNVPAISLPMADRAAASDILDVCEGILFSGSPFNIDLFPAPGLHRVRRRARDSARPGCAQEMQRQRKGQVSSSFIVYARCRA from the coding sequence ATGTCTCGCCTGCCGTTAATCGGCGTCACCGACTGCTCTTTGCAGTCCGGTCTGCATGCTTATCACATCAGTGGCGACACGTCCGTCCGCAGCGCGGCCAGCAAGGCCTGCAACGTGCCAGCGATCTCCCTGCCCATGGCAGATCGAGCGGCAGCGTCCGATATTCTGGACGTGTGCGAGGGCATCCTCTTTAGCGGTTCTCCTTTCAATATAGATCTCTTTCCCGCTCCCGGCCTGCACCGCGTTCGTCGCCGTGCCCGTGATTCTGCACGCCCGGGATGTGCACAGGAAATGCAACGCCAGCGTAAAGGGCAGGTAAGCTCCTCCTTCATTGTCTATGCGCGGTGCCGGGCGTAA
- a CDS encoding glutamine synthetase family protein: MSVPPRAVQLNEANAFLKEHPEVLYVDLLIADMNGVVRGKRIERTSLHKVYEKGINLPASLFALDINGSTVESTGLGLDIGDADRICYPIPDTLCNEPWQKRPTAQLLMTMHELEGDPFFADPREVLRQVVAKFDELGLTICAAFELEFYLIDQENVNGRPQPPRSPISGKRPHSTQVYLIDDLDEYVDCLQDILEGAKEQGIPADAIVKESAPAQFEVNLHHVADPIKACDYAVLLKRLIKNIAYDHEMDTTFMAKPYPGQAGNGLHVHISVLDKEGKNIFASEDPEQNAALRHAIGGVLETLPAQMAFLCPNVNSYRRFGAQFYVPNSPSWGLDNRTVALRVPTGSADAVRLEHRVAGADANPYLLMASVLAGVHHGLVNKIEPGAPVEGNSYEQNEQSLPNNLRDALRELDDSEVMAKYIDPKYIDIFVACKESELEEFEHSISDLEYNWYLHTV, encoded by the coding sequence ATGTCGGTACCCCCGCGTGCCGTTCAGCTTAACGAAGCGAACGCGTTCCTTAAGGAACATCCTGAGGTTCTGTACGTTGACCTTCTGATTGCGGATATGAATGGTGTGGTGCGCGGCAAGCGCATCGAACGCACCAGCCTCCACAAGGTTTACGAGAAAGGCATCAACCTGCCGGCCTCTCTATTTGCTCTGGATATCAATGGTTCGACGGTGGAAAGCACCGGCCTGGGCCTGGACATCGGCGACGCCGACCGTATCTGCTATCCGATCCCCGATACCCTGTGCAACGAGCCATGGCAGAAGCGCCCGACCGCGCAATTGCTGATGACCATGCACGAACTCGAAGGTGACCCATTCTTCGCCGACCCGCGCGAAGTGCTCCGTCAAGTTGTTGCAAAGTTTGACGAGCTCGGCCTGACCATCTGCGCCGCGTTCGAACTCGAGTTCTACCTGATCGACCAGGAAAACGTGAACGGCCGCCCTCAGCCGCCACGCTCGCCGATCTCCGGCAAACGCCCGCATTCGACCCAGGTTTACCTGATCGACGACCTCGACGAATACGTCGACTGCCTCCAGGACATTCTGGAAGGCGCCAAAGAGCAAGGCATCCCGGCCGACGCCATCGTCAAGGAAAGTGCCCCGGCGCAGTTCGAAGTGAACCTGCACCACGTCGCCGACCCGATCAAGGCATGCGACTACGCGGTCCTGCTCAAGCGTCTGATCAAGAACATCGCCTACGACCATGAAATGGACACCACTTTCATGGCCAAGCCGTACCCGGGCCAGGCTGGCAACGGTCTGCATGTCCACATTTCGGTTCTCGACAAAGAAGGCAAAAACATTTTTGCCAGCGAGGATCCCGAGCAGAACGCCGCGCTGCGTCACGCGATCGGCGGTGTGCTCGAGACCCTGCCCGCGCAGATGGCTTTCCTCTGCCCGAACGTCAACTCCTACCGTCGTTTCGGCGCACAGTTCTACGTGCCGAACTCGCCGAGCTGGGGCCTGGACAACCGCACCGTAGCCCTGCGCGTACCGACCGGCTCCGCCGACGCGGTCCGTCTGGAACACCGCGTGGCCGGCGCCGACGCCAACCCGTACCTGCTGATGGCTTCGGTGCTGGCGGGCGTGCACCACGGTCTGGTCAACAAGATCGAACCGGGCGCTCCGGTCGAAGGCAACAGCTACGAGCAGAACGAGCAGAGCCTGCCGAACAACTTGCGCGATGCCCTGCGCGAGCTGGACGACAGCGAGGTGATGGCCAAGTACATCGATCCGAAATACATCGATATCTTCGTCGCCTGTAAGGAAAGCGAGCTGGAGGAGTTCGAACACTCCATCTCCGACCTTGAGTACAACTGGTACCTGCACACCGTTTAA
- a CDS encoding TetR/AcrR family transcriptional regulator has product MTRPAPVRKPRARSQARIDSILDAARTLLAAEGVASLSIYSVAERAQIPPSSVYHFFASVPALLEALTADVHAAFRACLQAPIDHDALRDWRDLSRLVEERMLEIYGEDAAARQLILAQHGLTEVTQADRQHDLELGDLMHKLFDHHFELPRLPDDVDVFALAMELGDRVYARSVQQHGQITPRMAEEGMRVFDAYIGLYLPPYLPKRIL; this is encoded by the coding sequence ATGACGCGTCCCGCCCCCGTCCGCAAACCCCGTGCCCGCAGTCAGGCGCGGATCGATTCGATACTCGACGCCGCGCGCACGCTGCTGGCCGCCGAGGGCGTGGCGAGCCTGTCGATCTACAGCGTGGCCGAGCGCGCGCAGATTCCGCCCTCCTCGGTCTACCACTTCTTCGCCAGCGTCCCGGCGCTGCTCGAAGCGCTCACCGCAGATGTGCACGCTGCCTTCCGCGCCTGCCTGCAAGCGCCGATCGATCACGATGCCCTGCGCGACTGGCGTGACCTGTCGCGATTGGTCGAGGAGCGGATGCTGGAGATCTACGGCGAAGATGCCGCCGCCCGCCAACTGATCCTCGCCCAGCACGGCCTCACCGAAGTCACTCAGGCCGACCGTCAGCACGATCTCGAACTGGGCGACCTGATGCACAAGTTGTTCGACCATCACTTCGAACTGCCGCGACTGCCCGATGACGTGGACGTATTCGCGCTGGCCATGGAGCTGGGCGACCGCGTCTATGCCCGTTCGGTGCAGCAGCACGGACAGATCACCCCGCGCATGGCCGAGGAAGGCATGCGGGTGTTCGATGCTTACATCGGGCTGTATCTGCCGCCGTATCTGCCGAAAAGAATCCTCTAG
- a CDS encoding TOBE domain-containing protein, which translates to MTIKAINVRNQFKGAIKEIVLGDVLSEIDVQTASGIVTSVITTRSVKELELEVGSEVIAFVKSTEVSIAKL; encoded by the coding sequence ATGACTATCAAAGCCATCAACGTACGCAACCAGTTCAAAGGCGCGATCAAGGAGATCGTTCTCGGCGACGTGCTGTCGGAAATCGACGTGCAGACCGCTTCCGGCATCGTCACGTCGGTGATCACCACCCGTTCGGTCAAGGAGCTGGAACTGGAGGTCGGCAGCGAAGTGATCGCCTTCGTGAAATCCACCGAGGTGTCCATCGCCAAGTTGTAA
- the ssuB gene encoding aliphatic sulfonates ABC transporter ATP-binding protein: MTAQQPPRLLRGIPLAVRNLQKTFGSRQVLRGIDLHIPAGQFVAVVGRSGCGKSTLLRLLAGLDQPSGGDLLAGAAPLSDARNDTRLMFQEARLLPWKKIIDNVGLGLKGNWRPQALQALDAVGLADRANEWPAALSGGQKQRVALARALIHQPRLLLLDEPLGALDALTRIEMQQLIERLWQQHGFTVLLVTHDVSEAVAIADRVILIEDGEVGLDLQVELPRPRVRGSHRLAALETEVLNRVLSLPGEPPAPEPVSPLPTQLRWAQ, encoded by the coding sequence ATGACCGCTCAACAACCTCCACGCCTGCTGCGCGGGATTCCGCTGGCGGTGCGCAACCTGCAAAAGACCTTCGGCTCGCGGCAAGTGCTGCGCGGCATCGATCTGCACATTCCGGCGGGGCAGTTTGTCGCTGTGGTCGGGCGCAGTGGTTGCGGCAAAAGTACATTGCTGCGCTTGCTCGCCGGCCTCGATCAACCCTCCGGCGGCGATCTGCTGGCCGGTGCTGCACCGCTCAGCGATGCGCGGAACGACACCCGGCTGATGTTCCAGGAAGCGCGACTGCTGCCGTGGAAAAAGATCATCGACAACGTCGGTCTCGGCCTCAAGGGCAACTGGCGCCCGCAAGCCTTGCAGGCGCTGGATGCGGTGGGCCTGGCGGATCGCGCCAATGAGTGGCCGGCGGCGCTGTCCGGCGGGCAGAAGCAGCGTGTGGCGCTGGCCCGGGCGCTGATTCATCAACCGCGTCTGTTGCTGCTCGACGAGCCGCTGGGCGCACTGGATGCGCTGACCCGGATCGAGATGCAGCAACTGATCGAACGTCTCTGGCAACAGCACGGTTTCACCGTGTTGCTGGTGACCCACGACGTCAGCGAGGCGGTGGCGATTGCCGACCGGGTGATTCTGATCGAGGACGGCGAAGTCGGCCTCGACCTGCAAGTGGAACTGCCGCGTCCTCGGGTGCGTGGTTCCCATCGGCTGGCGGCGCTGGAAACCGAAGTACTCAACCGTGTGTTGTCCCTGCCCGGCGAGCCGCCGGCGCCGGAACCCGTTTCACCCTTGCCTACGCAACTGCGTTGGGCTCAATAA
- the ssuC gene encoding aliphatic sulfonate ABC transporter permease SsuC: MKKFIHSLAPWALPVLLLAVWQLSVSAGWLSTRILPAPVAVIEAGVSLVRSGEIWTHLAISGWRAALGFTIGGSIGLVLGFITGLSKWGERLLDSSVQMIRNVPHLALIPLVILWFGIDESAKIFLVALGTLFPIYLNTYHGIRNVDPALVEMARSYGLSGFSLFWQVILPGALPSILVGVRFALGFMWLTLIVAETISASSGIGYLAMNAREFLQTDVVVLAILLYAVLGKLADLAARGLERVWLRWHPAYQVAKGGAA, translated from the coding sequence ATGAAGAAATTTATCCACAGCCTCGCGCCCTGGGCGTTGCCGGTGTTGTTACTGGCGGTGTGGCAGTTGTCGGTGTCGGCCGGTTGGCTGTCGACGCGGATTCTGCCGGCGCCGGTGGCGGTGATCGAAGCCGGCGTCAGCCTGGTGCGCAGCGGCGAAATCTGGACGCACCTGGCAATCAGCGGCTGGCGCGCCGCGCTGGGGTTCACCATCGGTGGCAGCATCGGCCTGGTGCTGGGTTTCATCACCGGTCTGTCGAAGTGGGGCGAACGCCTGCTCGACAGTTCGGTGCAGATGATCCGCAACGTGCCGCACCTGGCGCTGATTCCGCTGGTGATCCTGTGGTTCGGCATCGATGAGTCGGCGAAGATTTTCCTGGTGGCGTTGGGCACGTTGTTCCCGATTTACCTCAACACCTATCACGGCATCCGCAACGTCGACCCGGCGCTGGTGGAAATGGCCCGCAGTTATGGCCTGTCCGGTTTCAGCCTGTTCTGGCAAGTGATTCTGCCGGGCGCGCTGCCTTCGATTCTGGTCGGCGTGCGCTTCGCCCTGGGTTTCATGTGGCTGACGCTGATCGTGGCGGAAACCATCTCCGCCAGCTCCGGCATCGGTTATCTGGCGATGAATGCCCGTGAGTTCTTGCAGACGGACGTAGTGGTGCTGGCGATTCTGCTGTACGCGGTGCTCGGCAAGCTGGCCGACCTCGCGGCCCGTGGACTTGAGCGTGTGTGGCTGCGCTGGCATCCGGCGTATCAAGTGGCGAAAGGAGGTGCGGCATGA
- the ssuD gene encoding FMNH2-dependent alkanesulfonate monooxygenase: MSLNIFWFLPTHGDGHYLGTAEGARAVDHGYLQQVAQAADRLGFGGVLIPTGRSCEDSWLVAASLIPVTQRLKFLVALRPGIISPTVAARQAATLDRLSGGRALFNLVTGGDPEELAGDGLFLDHEARYQASVEFTRIWRRVLEGETVDYDGEHISVKGAKLLYPPIQQPRPPLYFGGSSEAAQDLAAEQVEMVLTWGEPPAAVAEKIEQVRAKAAKLGRTVRFGIRLHVIVRETNAEAWQAADRLISHLDDDTIKRAQASLARFDSVGQQRMAALHGGSRDNLEVSPNLWAGVGLVRGGAGTALVGDGPTVAARVKEYADLGIDTFIFSGYPHLEESYRVAELLFPHLDVERPELPKSAGYVSPFGEMVANDILPKAASQS, encoded by the coding sequence ATGAGCCTCAACATCTTCTGGTTCCTGCCTACCCACGGCGACGGCCATTACCTTGGCACCGCCGAAGGCGCCCGCGCCGTCGACCACGGCTATCTGCAACAGGTCGCGCAAGCGGCGGATCGACTGGGTTTTGGCGGTGTGCTGATTCCCACCGGCCGTTCCTGCGAGGACTCGTGGCTGGTGGCGGCCTCGCTGATCCCGGTGACTCAGCGTCTGAAGTTTCTGGTCGCCCTGCGCCCCGGGATCATTTCCCCGACGGTGGCAGCGCGTCAGGCAGCAACGCTGGATCGTCTGTCTGGCGGTCGTGCGCTGTTCAACCTGGTGACCGGTGGCGATCCGGAAGAGTTGGCCGGCGACGGTCTGTTCCTCGATCACGAAGCGCGCTATCAGGCTTCGGTGGAGTTCACCCGGATCTGGCGCCGTGTGCTGGAAGGCGAAACCGTGGATTACGACGGCGAGCACATCAGCGTGAAGGGCGCCAAATTGCTCTATCCGCCGATCCAGCAACCGCGTCCGCCGCTGTATTTCGGTGGTTCGTCGGAAGCGGCGCAGGATCTGGCCGCCGAACAAGTGGAAATGGTCCTGACCTGGGGCGAGCCACCTGCAGCAGTCGCGGAGAAGATCGAACAGGTTCGCGCCAAAGCGGCCAAGCTCGGCCGCACCGTGCGCTTCGGCATTCGCCTGCATGTGATCGTGCGGGAAACCAACGCTGAAGCCTGGCAGGCGGCGGATCGCCTGATCTCGCATCTGGACGACGACACCATCAAACGTGCCCAGGCTTCGCTGGCGCGGTTCGATTCGGTCGGCCAGCAACGCATGGCCGCGCTGCACGGTGGCAGTCGCGACAACCTTGAAGTCAGCCCGAACCTGTGGGCCGGCGTCGGTCTGGTGCGCGGCGGTGCCGGTACCGCGCTGGTCGGCGATGGTCCGACTGTCGCTGCACGGGTGAAGGAATACGCGGATCTGGGCATCGATACCTTCATCTTCTCCGGTTATCCACACCTTGAAGAGTCGTATCGGGTGGCCGAACTGCTGTTCCCGCACCTCGACGTCGAGCGCCCGGAACTGCCGAAAAGCGCCGGTTACGTCAGCCCGTTCGGCGAGATGGTGGCCAACGACATTCTTCCCAAAGCCGCGTCCCAGAGCTGA